One part of the Solanum stenotomum isolate F172 unplaced genomic scaffold, ASM1918654v1 scaffold38326, whole genome shotgun sequence genome encodes these proteins:
- the LOC125852678 gene encoding SKP1-like protein 1A codes for MSSEKLITLKTSDGEEFQLYESIVMRSQVIKNIVQDVDCASNVIPLTNVGRKTMCKVVEYWKKHSEEGVSKGVLVDFDMNFMKVDQSVLFYLLLTADSLNDKEMLDVMCQEVADRIKGKTPEEIRKEFEFVIKNDFTPKEEEEIRKENAWAFE; via the exons ATGTCTTCAGAAAAACTCATAACTCTCAAGACTAGCGATGGCGAGGAATTCCAACTCTATGAGTCTATAGTTATGAGGTCACAAGTCATCAAAAACATAGTACAAGACGTGGATTGTGCTTCTAACGTCATCCCCCTAACTAATGTTGGTCGCAAAACTATGTGCAAAGTGGTTGAATATTGGAAGAAACACTCGGAGGAAGGTGTATCGAAAGGAGTATTGGTGGATTTTGACATGAATTTCATGAAGGTGGATCAGTCGGTTTTGTTTTATCTTCTCTTAACTGCTGATTCTCTTAACGATAAGGAGATGCTAGATGTAATGTGTCAAGAAGTTGCTGATAGAATCAAAGGTAAAACCCCAGAGGAAATACGTAAAGAATTTG AATTTGTTATCAAGAATGATTTTACTccaaaggaagaagaggagattCGTAAAGAGAATGCTTGGGCTTTTGAATGA